The Bdellovibrio bacteriovorus DNA segment CGTCTGAATATACCAAAGCTCACCATTGGGGAGATAAATTTTTCCGATAGAACGAATGACCTTTTGCCCGCGATAGTCCGTGCCAAGTTCCCGCACTTCGCTCAGATTCTCAATCTTTTTGATATCCTCATCACCGCGATTGGAAGAAAGAATTTCGGCTTCAGAACTTTTCGCACTTTGACCACCTTCCACTCGAAAGCGTCCCGTGTTACGCAAGCTCCAGTCTTCTCCGTAAATCAAAGTCTCGCCAGTTTGGCCCATCCCATGTGTGGCCCACGCAAAATTATCACTCGTGATGCGATCAATTTCTGAAATGGAAATTTTCAGAATCAGAACACCGACCACGGTGCTACGACGGAAGATAGGAGCGGCGACAAATCCCGTGGCAGAATTGGGACTGATAGCATCTTTGTCAAAATCAAGAAACAGTGTAGAGCCTTCTTGAGCTTTCATGCCCCATTGAAAAAGATCTTTCAGTTTGTTGGCACCATTGGTGTCCTTCAAAATTGAAATACCGTCTTCAACATCTTTGCGAGTGGTATAAACGACGACACCTTTCGGGTTCACTAGCGCCATGTCATAGATATTGAAATCTAAAACATAGTTATCGAGCAGACGGCGGAACTCCGGATGGGATTCCATGTTGGTATCCATCATCAAGTCATCGGTTTGCTCATGAGATGAAATGAGGTTGATGGCAGTCTGTAAATCCCGAAAATAATTTTCGATGGCCGTGGTTTTACTAATACGGATTTGGGTCAGCCGCTCATAGGTGCTGTCGATGACCGTGGACTCAACAATCTTTAGACCAATCAAAGCTACAACGAATGTCGCCAGAAAGACCGAGATGAGGTTGAATAAAAAAATCCTTAAACGTAAAGTCATGAACCCTTTTTAATGCCCTTGTCTTTCAGTGATAACTTATCCCTATTTAGTGGGCAACGAGTTGTTCTCTATCAACGTGAAAACAGGCCTTTTTTCGCTCGGACTGAAGCCAGATTTTTCATTACAAAATTCCTGCTAAAATGGGGGAAACGTTGATTACTTTTTTGACAGGCATGAAGGCTTTGCAGGTGGAGTATGTATTTTCAACGGGAGGCTCGGCCATTTCGGTGAAGTTTTGGTATAAATAAGGCCACACGGAGGCCTTTTGGATATGAAAACATGCCAGTCATTAGTCGCATTGCTATTGATGCTTCCGGTGCTCCTCGTCTCTTGTGCAGTTTCAAAATCTTCGGACGGATTTGGACTCACTCCTTCCATTTACTATAAGCCCACTATTGTGCAGTCGAATAATAAATGCAGTCTGACCCATATGCGTGATTTGATCACTCCCCAAGGAGATACCTTAACCTCCATGTGTGAATCCGATTACAAACAATGTTTGATGCAAGGTTCTTGTTTCGTGCAAAAAGACGGAGTCATGACTTCGTATAATTACCATTCTACGATTGAAGGCATTCCACGCTTTGTCGAGGTGGATTTAACCACATGTCCTTTTGGCTATGGCGCCTATGGCGATTGTCTGGACCCTTATTTCTCTGTTGCTGCCGATCTTAGTTATCACAAAGTGGGCGACGTGATTTTTATTCCACGTCTGGTGGATGCCATTCTTCCGAACGGAGAAATTCATGATGGCTTTGTGATTGTACGTGACTCTGGTGGAGCTATCACCGGGCGCGGCCGCTTTGACTTCTTCACGGGTTTTTATAATCACTTAGCCAAAGAAAATACGCTGGCAACCTTGGGCTTTGGCGATACGAAAAATAGATTTGATTACCGTCTTGCCACTGACGAAGAAGCCCAGGCGGCACGTGACAGAAGAAACTTTCCTGGCCTGAAACCCTCTGTATTAGCTGAAGGCATCCGTTAGAGCATTAACTCTGGACATTCTTTTTGCTTTCAAAAAAAGGCAGTGCTAAGCAGGTCGTGTCGTCTTCATTTTCGAGGAAATAAATATGAAAACCTGGGTACTAGCGTTTGCTGTTTTATTGGTCTCTGCCGTTTCTGTCGCTGAAGTTCGTTACCTCCCATTGGGTCCCGGTAAAGTCCTGGCTTATGAGTATATTGAAAGTTCGGCAGCGGCCCCGACGTTGATTCTGTTGCCGGGAGTGAATCGCGGACTGTCTTCTAACGACACTTCGGTAAGATTGCTTATCAAACAGGGTTGGAATCTGCTTCTGTCCTCGTTACCGGCACACCCAAAATCCATTCAAGGCTTGAAGTCGGCAGAGACTCCGTATTTCACTTTTAATAGTTCCATTCGCTCTCCTGAGTTCGCGAAGGATATTACTGAGCTGGTGCATGCCTTAGGTATCCAGCGCGCAGTGCCGGTGACTTTGTCTTACACTTCGTCTGTGGGTGTATATCTTGATGAAAAAGAATTTCCCCATATTATCGAAGCCGTCCCGATGGCGATTCCCACTGAAAACGACCCTGATGCCGCAAAAAAAGCAGAACTTTGGGAATCCTGGTTCAAGTTAAATCCCTTCATGGCGCCGTTCTGGATTCGTCAGTTTCGTGATCAGGCGTATACAAGTCACTGGAGTCAAACTGTCGATAAGAACTTGTCTGCTGATAATGAATTTTATGGCGAAAATCCTCGGGTAGCGGATATCAAAAATGGCTACGTCACGATCGCTCGCGCGGCTGAAGACTTTAATTTCACGAAGTGGAATTTTAAAGCCGAGCGCAGAACGCGTGATTTTGTTTTTGCAGAAGATGAAAATCCCGAGCGATTAAAAAATCAGGTGGAAGTGTTAAAGAACTATTTAGCTACGGAAAAACCCGTGCGCGTGATTTTGGTTCAAAACGTAGGTCATGTTCTGCCGACGGAAAATCCAGAGGTGTATGCGGCGACGTTAGGACTTTTACTGCGTCAGTCTCGCAAAGCACAGACGCAGTTTGCGGTGGTCAGTACTGCAAAATCTGTTGAATCCATTGAGTGGAAAGATCGCAGTGCTTTAGAAGCTTGGATTAAAGAGAACCAACGTTAAGCATAAAGGTCATGCCTTCTAAAGGTTTTTCCATGTCCTTTAAAATCTCGCCCCAGGTTGGCGTCGTGTTCACTCGGAAAAGGTGTTTAAAAAGAACTTTGTGAACCGGCGTCTCGTAACCAAAGTAGCTGGAAAGACCATTTGTCAGAATATCAATTTTTCCTTTGGATTTCTGCTCTTCGAACATAGTTAAATAATACGAGTAGCTGGAGCACCCATCAAAGAAGAAGATTTGGTGCTTACGGGGATTGAATTCAAATCCCCCGGCTTTTTCTTCCAGCGAGCCGATGTCTAAGTTCCCACCCAATCCCGAATGGCCGGCATAGATAACAACATCGGCGTTTTCGACGGCGTGTTTAAAGAACTTTGCGAATGTGACGTTCTTACTTGCTACGGCTGTCTCAGCAAGAAGACGGGTGATGCGAACTTGTATTTCAGAACCGTCCGCCTTTTTTAAATTTTTTGTAAACTGATGGATGGGGCGGTTTTGATAACGAGCCACGATTTTTTCGTTGAAACCGGATTGTCGCAGCCACTGGTTCATGTCTTCAAAGGCCGTGCGCCCTTCGTCGTCAGGATCTTTCGCGCTATCGGCGTACCCGTTAATCGTTGTGATTTCAAAAAGATCTCCATTGCCGTTATCACCACGAAGCTTTTCTAAGGCCGCGTCCGTATCAGATGAAGCATTTTTTAAAGCCGCAATTTTGATGTTCACCGTTTTTGCCATAGGTGCCTGACGAAGAAACTCACAACCCTCGCGGAAAGGATCATAGAAATACCAAAAGTCGCCGAAGCTTGTGTAATGTTCATCGGTGCATTTTTCTTCATAGAAATTATCGAGATCACTGGGCAGGGTGATTTTCCAAGATCCCGTTTCTAGAATTTTTTTGGCCATGTTTTTATTTACGAGCATCACACCTTCGACTTTGTAAGCGATCGTGCGCACTCCTGCGGACTTGCGATTTTTTAGAACCTCGTAAGCCAAGGGGAATTTAGGGGCGCCGATGCCGGGTGTGTTTGCGTCGATGCCGTAAAAGCCTACCATTGTTGGAGATTGCATATATCCAAAAAGATGTTGGGCATGAAGGTCGGAAAGAGTGACAGCATCGGAGGTGTCTGTCGTCGTGAATTCGGTGCTGTAAGAAAACTTAACTTCGACAGAACTGGGAGAAAAAACTGCGCCCGACGCGGAAAGCGCCGAAGCCAGAACCAAGAAAAACGCCAGGGACTTCATACTAAGGACCTCCTGTTTTTTTACCGGAAGCCCTTTTTATGTGAGGCTATAAGAACCGTCAATACGAGGTAAACAAGCCTTGTTATTCTTTCAGAGGGGCGGGTGAGAGAGTCCCCTCTAAACGCATATACTCTTTTAGAAGCTTCCCGTGACGGAAGCAGAAATCCAATAAGGCATGTCTAAGCGAATGTCGTCTTTATTGATGGCGTCTCTATAGAAGGAAAGGCCGCCTTCAAGCGCTGCCGTCGCCCCATAGTAAGGCGTCGGAGTTGAAAGTTTCCCTACGAGCTCTGCATCCCAATTGATTTGCGGAGCATGATAATATTGGTGGCCATCGCCATGAGCGACGTTATTCCAGTTGTTGTTTTTTTCGTAACCTTCGTCGCGCCCTTGAACGGCATCGCGGGCTTTATAATTTCCGACAACACCAGCTTCGAAATAGGAAGTCACACGATACTTGCTAGAAAGCTGAGTGAGAAATTCATTTCCTAAGGCCCAACCTTTGGCATTTCGTCCTCCGCGCACGGTCAGTTGTCCTCGTGCCGAATTCACCCACTTTGCAAGATTGTAGGAGTACGCCGAACCTAGAATTAAATCCGGAGTACCTGAACCTAACTGCATATTGTAAGCGGCGGTTTGAGACGGGTTCGAAGTGAAAGTTTCGTCAATGCTTCCCGTAGGCAGCGTGACACTGATGTCGGAAAGAACAAGGTGGGCTTCTTTAGCATAGGTTGGCGTCATCGCCATCAAACGAACATCACCCAAGCCTTCCGTGTAGTCGCGCGTTTTAAAATTCAATCCACCAGGAATAGGTTCGTATTTTGTCTCTACCATGTTTTTGATGTGTGGAAGAAAGGCGAGCAACGTCCACGTCGGGCTATAGAGCCACGTCGCAGTGATCATGTTCACATCCACTGTCGAAGCATCAAATCCGTAAATGCGGGTGTTTGCGTTGTTTGTACCTTGAAGATCGTATTTGTAATAGCTGTAAGTCAGAAAAACCGATGGAGGCTTCGGTGCCGGTGTGATGGAAGTGCCGGTAGTTTCAGTTTGTGCGAAACTAGAAATCGAAAAAGACATCGTCAGAATGAGTCCCAAAATTTTCTTCATGAAAAGTTCTCCTTTGCTCGAGCATAAAACTCGCGAAGGTGATTTTCAGTCAATGGAATTCGTTCGAAAAAATCTAGAGTAATTGCTTTAATCTGCGAGTGAAAAACAGAAAGATCTGACGGTATTTTCTGGCAAAAGAAGAAAGGCTTTTTGTCCCTAAACTGTCGCCGTGTCAAATTGATACACACCGCTTAAAGCTTATATCGCGCTTCACGCTGACCTACTTCTTGCTTAAAGGAAGTCGGAATAACTCAGGGACGTTTATTATGAAATTAGTTGTGAAGCCTTTAATGATTATTTTATTCGCCGGAATGGCGGCTCCGCATGTGATGGCGCAGGTTTCTTCCTCTGCGGCTTCAGCCGTGATTGAGCGTTCTGCTGAAAGTGATCTTCACAAGCTCTTTAATAAAGCTCAAGAACAGGGTGTGCTTTTTAAATCCCTGCGCGATCGCGTGGATTTCTTTTCTTCCCAGTTTTTAGGAAGACCTTATCTGGGAGGCGCTCTTGGAGAAGGCAGTAATTCATCCTTTGATAACGATCCGCTGTTTCGTTTTGATGCTTTTGATTGCACAACTTATGTTGAAACTGTCGTCGCTCTTTCTTTGGCTTCGTCAGAAGAATCATTTAAGAATTTACTCACCCAGATTCGCTACATGAATGGCCAGATCAGTATTTTCACACGCAATCATTTTACAAGTATCGATTGGAATCCTAATGCTGAACGCTTGGGCGTCTTAAGAGACATTACGACTGACGTTGGTTCTTCGCAGACTTCGACATTGGAAACTCTTATTGAAAAGGACACTTGGTTTGCCCGACAAGCTTCAGAAATGGTGAAGGCGAAAGAAAACGAAGCAAAGAAGATAGAGTATATTCGCGCAAGCACACAAAATTTTTCGAAAGAAACGGCTCGCTTAAACTTCATTGATAAAAAGACCTTGGTTTCAAATACCCAGTTGCTTCGTTATTTCCCCAAAGCCGGAGTGATCAATATCGTTCGCGCCAACTGGAAAGTGAAAGAGGCTATCGGAACTGCTTTAGATATTTCTCATCAAGGAATTTTCTTTGAGAGAAATGGGCAGATTATTTTCCGTCACGCGAGCTTTAAGCGCGGGTCGCAGTTTGTCGTCGAAATCCCGCTAATTGACTATGTGAAGAACAACTTGGGCGATTCTACTTTTGCGGGAATTAATATCCTGGGTTTAAACGATCTTCGTTTCTAAAAATACGTAACATAAGCATTGAGATTTACTTGCGTTCAATCCTTTGGTCGAGGCTTGCCTAGACCTTCGTCTTAAAATTTTTTGGTCCTAATATCCAGTCTTTTCAATACTTAAGCGCGGTCTTGAGAAAATTCCTAGACCTAAGCCCTAAAGTTTCCTGGACCATGGTCCGAAGAGTTTCTCG contains these protein-coding regions:
- a CDS encoding 3D domain-containing protein; translated protein: MKTCQSLVALLLMLPVLLVSCAVSKSSDGFGLTPSIYYKPTIVQSNNKCSLTHMRDLITPQGDTLTSMCESDYKQCLMQGSCFVQKDGVMTSYNYHSTIEGIPRFVEVDLTTCPFGYGAYGDCLDPYFSVAADLSYHKVGDVIFIPRLVDAILPNGEIHDGFVIVRDSGGAITGRGRFDFFTGFYNHLAKENTLATLGFGDTKNRFDYRLATDEEAQAARDRRNFPGLKPSVLAEGIR
- a CDS encoding alpha/beta hydrolase — encoded protein: MKTWVLAFAVLLVSAVSVAEVRYLPLGPGKVLAYEYIESSAAAPTLILLPGVNRGLSSNDTSVRLLIKQGWNLLLSSLPAHPKSIQGLKSAETPYFTFNSSIRSPEFAKDITELVHALGIQRAVPVTLSYTSSVGVYLDEKEFPHIIEAVPMAIPTENDPDAAKKAELWESWFKLNPFMAPFWIRQFRDQAYTSHWSQTVDKNLSADNEFYGENPRVADIKNGYVTIARAAEDFNFTKWNFKAERRTRDFVFAEDENPERLKNQVEVLKNYLATEKPVRVILVQNVGHVLPTENPEVYAATLGLLLRQSRKAQTQFAVVSTAKSVESIEWKDRSALEAWIKENQR
- a CDS encoding N-acetylmuramoyl-L-alanine amidase-like domain-containing protein — translated: MKLVVKPLMIILFAGMAAPHVMAQVSSSAASAVIERSAESDLHKLFNKAQEQGVLFKSLRDRVDFFSSQFLGRPYLGGALGEGSNSSFDNDPLFRFDAFDCTTYVETVVALSLASSEESFKNLLTQIRYMNGQISIFTRNHFTSIDWNPNAERLGVLRDITTDVGSSQTSTLETLIEKDTWFARQASEMVKAKENEAKKIEYIRASTQNFSKETARLNFIDKKTLVSNTQLLRYFPKAGVINIVRANWKVKEAIGTALDISHQGIFFERNGQIIFRHASFKRGSQFVVEIPLIDYVKNNLGDSTFAGINILGLNDLRF